One Vibrio tapetis subsp. tapetis DNA segment encodes these proteins:
- a CDS encoding carcinine hydrolase/isopenicillin-N N-acyltransferase family protein: MNKSILAITLALTFSAASNASTNVAGDDLSFFDGQREAVQKGAIIIDVSNQGQEELAKIMANQPLGEFSPEVLKASERAIENNRKIAPKYVAMMEQAAQLRGVPVAEVFASVSQVDYSVNQSIKTSMDANENVEEMKGCTSIAFNNGIVGQTNDLSLATSLTDHTTVVKTDDSIFVIADGAHFQGMGKNVGIVINFMGQPSGTEGIDNDNLVTVDAIFAAATAAKSVDAFIETIKDVKTIIPFNFTVADNKGGHAAIEITVENGLTVMQHSERGSVHANHSADFK; the protein is encoded by the coding sequence ATGAACAAATCTATCCTAGCTATTACTTTGGCACTGACTTTTTCAGCGGCATCAAACGCTTCAACTAACGTTGCAGGCGATGACCTCTCTTTCTTTGACGGGCAACGTGAAGCGGTTCAAAAAGGAGCCATTATCATTGATGTGTCTAATCAAGGCCAAGAAGAGTTGGCAAAAATAATGGCGAACCAACCATTAGGTGAGTTCAGCCCTGAAGTACTCAAAGCCTCGGAAAGAGCCATTGAAAACAACCGTAAAATTGCACCAAAATACGTTGCAATGATGGAACAAGCTGCTCAACTGCGCGGTGTCCCTGTTGCTGAAGTGTTTGCTTCGGTATCTCAAGTCGATTACAGCGTTAACCAATCAATTAAAACAAGCATGGACGCAAATGAAAATGTAGAAGAAATGAAAGGCTGTACTTCTATTGCCTTCAATAACGGCATCGTGGGTCAAACAAATGATTTAAGCTTAGCCACCAGCCTCACAGACCACACGACGGTAGTCAAAACGGATGATTCAATTTTTGTTATTGCCGACGGCGCGCACTTTCAAGGCATGGGTAAAAACGTGGGTATCGTGATCAACTTTATGGGTCAACCTTCCGGTACAGAAGGTATAGACAACGACAACTTAGTCACGGTTGATGCGATCTTTGCAGCAGCCACGGCCGCAAAAAGCGTCGACGCGTTTATTGAAACCATCAAAGATGTCAAAACCATCATTCCGTTCAACTTCACCGTTGCCGATAATAAAGGCGGCCACGCGGCCATCGAAATCACGGTAGAAAATGGCTTAACCGTTATGCAACACTCAGAGCGCGGCTCAGTACATGCAAATCACTCTGCTGATTTCAAATAA